A region of Aliivibrio fischeri DNA encodes the following proteins:
- the pnp gene encoding polyribonucleotide nucleotidyltransferase, with translation MFANPVVKSFQYGNHTVTLETGVIARQATAAVMASMDDTSVFVSVVAKKEAVPGQDFFPLTVNYQERTYAAGKIPGGFFKREGRPSEAETLTARLIDRPIRPLFPDAFKNEVQVIATVVSINPEVNPDMITMIGTSAALAIAGIPFNGPIGAARVGHINGELVLNPSNTELENSKLDLVVSGTEGAVLMVESEADNLTEEEMLSAVVFGHEQQQVVINAINEFAAEVATPAWDWVAPEENTVLNARIAELAEAKLVEAYQITEKMTRYDRIHEIAAEVNEVLVSENEDVNLKEVHTIFHDLEKTVVRRSIIAGNPRIDGREKDMVRALDVRTGVLPRTHGSSLFTRGETQALVTATLGTQRDAQIIDSLMGEKKDHFLLHYNFPPYCVGETGFVGSPKRREIGHGKLAKRGIQAVMPSIEEFPYTVRVVSEITESNGSSSMASVCGTSLALMDAGVPIKASVAGIAMGLVKEGDDFVVLSDILGDEDHLGDMDFKVAGTNEGITALQMDIKIEGITKEIMQIALNQAQGARKHILKVMDEAISGAREEISEFAPRIHTMKISSDKIKDVIGKGGAVIRALCEETGTTIEIEDDGTIKIAATEGAAAKEAIRRIEEITAEVEVGKIYTGKVMRIVDFGAFVTVLGPKEGLVHISQIAEERIEKVADHLQVGQEVKTKVLEIDRQGRIRLSIKEANAELNPAPAAEAKDAE, from the coding sequence ATGTTCGCGAATCCAGTCGTAAAATCATTTCAGTACGGTAACCATACCGTTACTCTAGAAACGGGTGTAATTGCTCGTCAAGCTACAGCTGCTGTAATGGCAAGCATGGACGATACATCTGTATTCGTTTCTGTTGTTGCTAAGAAAGAAGCGGTTCCAGGCCAAGATTTCTTCCCATTAACAGTTAACTACCAAGAGCGTACATACGCTGCAGGTAAAATCCCTGGTGGTTTCTTTAAGCGTGAAGGTCGTCCTTCTGAAGCTGAAACACTAACAGCTCGTCTAATTGACCGTCCAATCCGTCCTCTTTTCCCTGATGCATTCAAAAACGAAGTACAGGTAATTGCAACGGTTGTTTCTATCAATCCTGAAGTTAACCCAGACATGATCACTATGATCGGTACGTCTGCGGCATTAGCTATCGCTGGTATTCCATTTAATGGTCCTATCGGTGCTGCACGTGTTGGTCATATCAACGGTGAGCTTGTTCTTAACCCATCAAATACTGAACTTGAAAACTCTAAACTAGACCTAGTTGTGTCTGGTACAGAAGGTGCAGTATTAATGGTTGAATCAGAAGCTGATAACCTAACTGAAGAAGAAATGCTTTCTGCTGTTGTATTCGGCCACGAACAACAACAAGTAGTTATCAACGCTATCAACGAATTCGCTGCTGAAGTTGCAACTCCAGCATGGGATTGGGTTGCTCCAGAAGAGAACACAGTTCTTAACGCGCGTATTGCAGAGTTAGCAGAAGCTAAATTAGTTGAAGCTTACCAAATTACTGAAAAAATGACTCGTTACGATCGCATTCATGAAATCGCGGCTGAAGTTAACGAAGTTCTAGTATCTGAAAACGAAGACGTGAACCTAAAAGAAGTTCACACTATCTTCCACGATCTAGAGAAAACAGTTGTACGTCGCAGCATCATCGCTGGTAACCCACGTATCGATGGTCGTGAAAAAGACATGGTTCGTGCGCTAGACGTACGTACTGGTGTTCTTCCACGTACTCACGGTTCTTCTCTATTCACTCGTGGTGAAACTCAAGCTCTTGTTACTGCAACGCTTGGTACACAACGTGATGCTCAAATCATCGATAGCCTAATGGGTGAGAAGAAAGATCACTTCCTTCTACACTACAACTTCCCTCCATACTGTGTAGGTGAAACTGGTTTTGTTGGTTCTCCTAAGCGTCGTGAAATCGGTCACGGTAAACTGGCTAAACGTGGTATCCAAGCGGTTATGCCTTCTATTGAAGAATTCCCATACACAGTACGTGTAGTATCGGAAATCACTGAATCTAACGGTTCATCTTCAATGGCTTCTGTATGTGGTACATCTTTAGCTCTTATGGATGCTGGTGTTCCAATTAAAGCATCTGTTGCTGGTATCGCAATGGGTCTTGTGAAAGAAGGCGACGATTTCGTTGTTCTTTCTGACATTCTAGGTGACGAAGACCACCTTGGTGATATGGACTTTAAAGTAGCGGGTACTAACGAAGGTATCACTGCACTTCAAATGGATATCAAAATCGAAGGTATCACTAAAGAGATCATGCAGATCGCTCTAAACCAAGCTCAAGGTGCGCGTAAGCACATCCTTAAAGTTATGGATGAAGCTATCTCTGGTGCTCGTGAAGAGATCTCTGAATTTGCTCCACGTATCCACACAATGAAGATCAGCTCTGATAAGATCAAAGATGTTATCGGTAAAGGTGGTGCAGTTATCCGTGCTCTTTGTGAAGAGACTGGTACAACTATCGAAATCGAAGATGACGGTACGATCAAAATCGCTGCAACTGAAGGCGCTGCTGCTAAAGAAGCGATTCGTCGCATCGAAGAGATCACTGCTGAAGTTGAAGTTGGTAAGATCTACACAGGTAAAGTTATGCGTATCGTAGATTTCGGTGCGTTCGTAACGGTTCTTGGCCCTAAAGAAGGTCTAGTTCATATTTCTCAAATCGCAGAAGAGCGTATCGAGAAAGTAGCTGATCACCTACAAGTTGGTCAAGAAGTGAAAACTAAAGTACTTGAAATCGACCGTCAAGGCCGTATCCGTCTAAGTATTAAAGAAGCAAATGCTGAACTAAACCCAGCACCTGCTGCTGAAGCAAAAGACGCAGAATAA
- the nlpI gene encoding lipoprotein NlpI, producing the protein MNWIRVALVGAVLVLSGCASKGDTSGWGYPPMAVPLQPSIQQEIQLSRLDQLLQRPDVDDVTRAKMYYERGLIKDSLGLRDLARVDFTQSLTLKPDQSDVFNILGVYYTQNTDFDGAYEALDSALELDPNNQFAERNLAIALYYGERYDQAYEIAQKHYNDAPRDPYRAIWLYWIGLEVDAKVATETFQKQYQQRTDEDFGWDLAGLILKETSEDEFLKKILTTTRNNVALAEKLTEGYFYLAKRYQYEGDYPNAIALYKLSMSNNVYEYVEHRYSFVELGNIYKALRDLQEQKIKEQQAQEAKEEPVAPQEKSTEKEMLKEEATAE; encoded by the coding sequence GTGAATTGGATTCGAGTAGCCTTAGTTGGCGCAGTATTAGTGTTGTCTGGGTGTGCATCTAAAGGGGATACTTCAGGATGGGGATACCCTCCAATGGCGGTTCCTTTACAACCAAGTATCCAACAAGAGATCCAATTATCTCGTTTGGACCAATTGCTACAACGCCCCGATGTGGATGATGTAACTCGTGCAAAAATGTACTATGAAAGAGGGTTAATTAAAGACAGTTTAGGTTTACGTGACTTGGCTCGTGTCGACTTTACTCAATCTTTAACGTTAAAGCCTGATCAGAGTGATGTGTTTAATATTCTTGGTGTTTACTACACGCAAAATACGGATTTTGATGGAGCGTATGAAGCGTTAGATTCAGCTTTAGAATTAGACCCAAATAATCAATTTGCTGAACGTAATTTAGCTATCGCTTTGTATTATGGTGAACGTTACGATCAAGCATATGAAATAGCTCAGAAACATTACAATGATGCTCCTCGTGACCCATACCGTGCAATTTGGTTGTATTGGATTGGATTAGAAGTGGATGCGAAAGTGGCAACAGAGACCTTCCAAAAACAATATCAACAAAGAACAGATGAAGATTTTGGATGGGATCTTGCTGGGTTAATTTTAAAAGAAACTTCTGAAGATGAGTTTTTGAAAAAAATCTTAACTACAACTCGTAATAATGTGGCATTGGCAGAAAAACTAACAGAAGGTTATTTTTACTTAGCTAAACGTTATCAATACGAAGGTGATTATCCAAACGCAATTGCTTTGTATAAGTTAAGTATGTCGAACAACGTTTATGAGTATGTAGAACATCGATATTCATTTGTGGAACTAGGTAATATCTACAAAGCTTTACGTGATTTGCAAGAGCAAAAAATAAAAGAGCAGCAAGCACAAGAAGCGAAAGAAGAACCGGTTGCACCACAAGAAAAAAGCACTGAAAAAGAGATGCTAAAAGAAGAAGCAACAGCAGAATAA
- a CDS encoding U32 family peptidase, translating to MKYALGPLLYFWSKENVESFYQQATNSEADIIYLGESVCSKRREMKPKDWFAIAKDISDSGKQVVLSTMALLEAPSEVNVMKKYIDNGDFIIEANDVSAIQLASESKVPFVVGPAVNCYNAQTLNLFLKQGMTRWCMPVELSREWLQNVLTQCDELGIRNKFETEVFSYGYLPLAYSARCFTARAENKPKDECETCCIKYPTGITVNSQEGQEVFTLNGIQTQSGYCYNLINDLPSMSNLVDVVRLSPLSVDTFDEVRKFKANETGSEKFALKDARHCNGYWHNIAGLDIQM from the coding sequence ATGAAATACGCATTAGGTCCACTCCTATACTTTTGGTCTAAAGAAAACGTTGAGTCGTTTTATCAACAAGCAACCAATAGTGAAGCTGATATTATTTATTTAGGTGAAAGTGTTTGTTCAAAACGCCGAGAAATGAAACCTAAAGACTGGTTTGCTATTGCTAAGGATATTTCAGATTCTGGTAAACAAGTCGTGTTATCTACCATGGCTTTATTAGAAGCACCGAGTGAAGTCAATGTAATGAAAAAGTACATTGATAATGGTGATTTTATTATCGAAGCCAATGATGTATCGGCAATTCAACTAGCATCAGAGAGCAAAGTTCCATTTGTTGTTGGTCCAGCGGTTAACTGCTATAACGCTCAAACCCTAAACCTCTTTTTAAAACAAGGGATGACACGTTGGTGTATGCCTGTAGAGCTTTCTCGTGAATGGCTACAGAACGTATTAACTCAATGTGACGAACTTGGTATTCGCAATAAGTTTGAAACCGAAGTATTCAGTTACGGCTATCTTCCTCTTGCGTATTCTGCTCGTTGCTTTACTGCTCGAGCAGAGAATAAACCAAAAGATGAATGTGAAACCTGCTGTATTAAATACCCAACTGGTATTACGGTTAATAGCCAAGAAGGTCAGGAAGTGTTCACGTTAAATGGTATTCAGACTCAATCTGGCTACTGTTACAACTTGATAAATGACTTACCAAGCATGAGTAACCTAGTTGATGTAGTACGACTGAGCCCATTAAGTGTTGATACCTTTGATGAAGTAAGAAAATTCAAAGCTAATGAAACTGGCTCTGAAAAATTTGCTTTAAAAGATGCTCGCCATTGTAATGGCTACTGGCACAATATTGCTGGGTTAGACATTCAAATGTAA
- a CDS encoding peptidase U32 family protein has protein sequence MELLCPAGNLPALKTAIDCGADAVYIGFKDDTNARHFAGLNFTGKKLEKAVQYVHDKNKHIHVALNTFAHPDGFSRWTKAVDNAAAMGIDALIISDIAVLEYAATTYPDLELHLSVQASATNVAAIDFYKKNFNIKRVVLPRVLSIHQVKQLSRNLTSDVDLEVFAFGSLCIMSEGRCYLSSYMTGESPNTVGACSPAKYVRWQETDNGLESRLNNILIDRYGEGENAGYPTLCKGRFDVEGKTFHALEEPTSLNTLSLVPELFAANVASVKIEGRQRSPAYVEQVTRTWRAAIDSYKANPEGYAVEPKWDATLANVSEGTQTTLGAYHKKWQ, from the coding sequence ATGGAACTCCTCTGCCCAGCCGGTAATTTGCCCGCACTAAAAACCGCTATTGATTGCGGCGCCGATGCTGTTTATATCGGTTTTAAAGACGACACAAATGCTCGCCATTTTGCAGGCTTAAACTTTACAGGTAAAAAGCTTGAGAAAGCCGTGCAATATGTTCACGATAAAAATAAACATATTCATGTTGCCTTAAATACATTTGCTCACCCAGATGGATTTAGCCGTTGGACAAAGGCTGTAGATAACGCAGCAGCCATGGGAATTGATGCGCTTATTATTTCTGATATTGCTGTACTAGAATACGCTGCAACAACCTATCCTGATTTAGAGTTACACCTCTCGGTACAAGCTTCTGCAACCAATGTTGCCGCTATTGATTTCTATAAAAAGAACTTCAATATTAAACGTGTTGTTTTGCCTCGAGTGTTATCTATCCATCAAGTTAAACAACTTTCTCGAAATTTAACCTCTGATGTTGATTTAGAAGTCTTCGCCTTTGGTAGTCTATGTATCATGTCTGAAGGTCGTTGTTACTTATCATCATACATGACAGGTGAATCACCAAACACCGTAGGCGCTTGCTCACCAGCAAAATACGTTCGTTGGCAAGAAACCGATAATGGGCTGGAATCTCGTTTAAATAATATTTTAATCGATCGTTATGGTGAAGGTGAAAATGCCGGCTATCCAACCCTGTGTAAAGGACGCTTTGATGTAGAAGGTAAAACCTTCCATGCTCTTGAGGAACCAACCAGTTTAAATACCTTATCTTTAGTTCCTGAATTATTTGCAGCCAATGTTGCATCAGTGAAAATAGAAGGACGTCAACGCAGTCCTGCTTATGTTGAGCAAGTAACTCGTACATGGCGTGCAGCTATCGATAGCTACAAAGCAAATCCTGAAGGCTATGCGGTAGAACCTAAATGGGATGCAACATTAGCGAATGTATCAGAGGGGACACAAACCACTCTTGGTGCTTATCATAAGAAGTGGCAATAG
- a CDS encoding EAL domain-containing protein yields the protein MSLSQIQHWLPLLTDNSPFLFAILDKDHKYITVNNRYCELSGLNRESLCGRSDSEILGKHFYSSLKAYYDRALNGEKIEAEITLDDHRFDTSLHFSLFPIHEEDTTYIVFHAVDTSERQQLLNSLKESESKYHKLTELLSDSVFLIEGDIIVSANGASAKMLGFNNPTEFIGESIEQLLHSPSRTQCLSELISSLPSEQQLTVRTTANCSLRAELILTVEETHILGSPAHLVILKENKKQIAMSNHIAASQVDLLTGIYNRHGFTHVIEKMIKEDIPFFMLYLDIDNFKNINDSLGHHIGDRVLKEISNRLQKLLPKHAVVGHLGGDEFGILFPKPEHNQVLEQLSEKIISLINQPFDLVHFSKRLACSIGSVQYPADGSDARSLLQNADTAMYEAKDRGRNRLIKFHDQMNKEARMRLWLEIELQKALQNNGLEVWYQPKVSARDFRINGAEALVRWKHPVEGYISPARFIPVAERSGLIETLGKVVMREVFQTVKEWKNQGILPGRIAINLSPEQFGNPQLIEYMERLLKTTQVDPNCITLELTESAVMSDGEHAIQMLDAIKKLGFTLSIDDFGTGYSSLAYLARFPLDELKIDRGFINEIDTLPKQITIIENVINLGKNLNMDIVAEGVETRQQAMLLSSLNCDSIQGFHFYKPQPKHEIEALLVQNKRAR from the coding sequence ATGTCTCTTTCTCAAATACAACATTGGCTTCCTTTGCTTACAGATAACAGTCCATTTCTGTTTGCTATTTTGGACAAAGACCATAAATACATAACAGTAAACAACCGTTACTGTGAACTTAGTGGATTAAACCGTGAATCTCTTTGTGGCCGAAGCGATTCTGAAATTTTAGGTAAACATTTTTACTCATCATTAAAAGCCTATTATGACAGAGCTCTAAACGGTGAAAAAATTGAAGCTGAAATTACGCTAGATGATCATCGATTTGATACCAGTCTACATTTTAGTCTCTTCCCTATTCATGAAGAAGATACGACTTATATTGTATTTCACGCTGTCGACACCTCAGAACGCCAACAACTTCTCAATTCTCTAAAAGAAAGTGAATCTAAGTACCACAAACTCACAGAGCTATTAAGTGACTCCGTCTTTTTAATTGAAGGAGATATTATTGTCTCTGCAAACGGAGCGTCAGCTAAAATGCTTGGGTTCAACAACCCAACAGAATTTATTGGCGAAAGTATTGAGCAACTTTTACATTCCCCTTCTCGCACTCAATGCTTATCAGAATTAATTTCAAGCTTACCTTCTGAACAACAGTTAACCGTTAGAACAACGGCGAATTGCTCTCTTCGTGCCGAATTAATATTAACGGTTGAAGAAACTCACATATTAGGAAGCCCTGCTCATCTTGTTATTTTAAAAGAAAACAAGAAGCAAATTGCAATGAGCAACCATATTGCCGCTTCTCAAGTGGATCTATTAACTGGAATTTACAATCGCCACGGTTTTACCCATGTTATAGAAAAGATGATTAAAGAAGACATTCCTTTTTTCATGCTTTATTTAGATATTGATAACTTCAAGAATATTAATGATTCACTTGGCCATCATATTGGAGATCGTGTTTTAAAAGAGATCTCCAATCGCTTACAGAAATTACTACCAAAACACGCTGTTGTTGGCCATTTAGGTGGCGATGAATTTGGAATACTATTTCCAAAACCAGAACACAACCAAGTTCTTGAGCAATTATCTGAAAAGATCATCAGTTTAATCAATCAACCATTCGATCTTGTTCACTTTTCAAAACGTCTTGCTTGCTCCATTGGTAGTGTCCAATATCCAGCTGACGGCAGCGACGCTCGTAGTTTGCTACAAAATGCTGATACCGCCATGTATGAAGCAAAGGATCGAGGCAGAAACCGTTTAATTAAATTTCATGACCAAATGAACAAAGAAGCACGCATGCGTCTTTGGTTAGAGATCGAATTACAAAAAGCACTTCAAAATAATGGGCTTGAAGTATGGTACCAACCAAAAGTAAGTGCTCGTGATTTTAGAATTAATGGCGCAGAAGCTCTGGTTCGATGGAAGCATCCTGTTGAAGGTTACATCAGTCCTGCTCGCTTCATCCCTGTTGCTGAACGTTCAGGTCTAATTGAAACACTAGGCAAAGTTGTAATGCGTGAAGTTTTCCAAACCGTTAAAGAGTGGAAGAATCAAGGGATTTTACCTGGTCGTATTGCCATTAACTTATCCCCAGAGCAATTTGGTAATCCTCAATTAATTGAGTACATGGAACGACTTCTTAAAACGACACAAGTTGATCCTAACTGTATCACGTTAGAATTAACTGAAAGTGCGGTAATGAGTGATGGCGAGCACGCTATCCAAATGTTAGATGCAATAAAGAAGCTTGGCTTTACCTTATCAATTGATGACTTTGGTACGGGTTACTCTTCTTTAGCTTATCTTGCTCGTTTCCCATTAGATGAGTTAAAAATCGATCGTGGGTTTATTAATGAAATCGACACATTACCTAAGCAAATTACGATCATAGAAAACGTAATTAATTTAGGTAAAAATTTAAACATGGATATCGTTGCTGAAGGTGTCGAAACAAGACAACAAGCAATGCTATTATCAAGCCTAAATTGTGATTCCATTCAAGGGTTCCATTTCTACAAACCTCAACCAAAACATGAGATTGAAGCGTTATTAGTACAAAACAAACGCGCTAGATAA
- a CDS encoding SCP2 domain-containing protein — translation MINQIRSKLVENAASVLKTPAKLVPVSIQQKMLLEGLKQVFHEALEDGDFEFLEDKWLKVSILDLELEWFISYQDEKLVVSNKTENDDVSFSGQLNDLILIAGRKEDPDTLFFQRRLKIEGDTELGLEVKNLMDSVDLDSLPKPLNQALMTLANFVQQGLQKPEVKETMNAY, via the coding sequence GTGATTAATCAAATTCGTTCGAAATTAGTAGAAAATGCGGCCTCTGTTTTAAAAACTCCTGCAAAGTTAGTTCCTGTTTCAATCCAACAGAAGATGTTACTCGAAGGATTAAAACAAGTTTTTCATGAAGCGCTAGAAGATGGTGATTTTGAGTTTTTAGAAGATAAATGGCTAAAAGTTTCGATTCTTGATCTCGAATTAGAATGGTTTATCAGCTATCAAGATGAAAAACTGGTAGTCTCGAATAAAACAGAAAATGATGATGTGAGTTTCAGTGGGCAATTAAATGATTTAATTTTAATTGCAGGCCGAAAAGAAGATCCTGATACTCTGTTTTTTCAACGTCGCCTAAAAATTGAAGGCGATACAGAGCTTGGTTTGGAAGTGAAAAACTTAATGGATAGCGTAGACCTTGACTCGTTACCAAAACCTTTAAATCAAGCATTAATGACGTTGGCAAACTTTGTACAGCAAGGTTTGCAGAAACCTGAAGTTAAAGAGACCATGAATGCTTATTAG
- a CDS encoding N-acetyltransferase: protein MLIRTEAPADILTVDRLVRSAFDTEAEAKLVMSLRENSHLTLALVACSDDGEVIGHCLFSPVTLNGDDLNWQGLAPLCVKKEHQKQGIAEALVKEGLEMLTELGYPVVVVLGDSNYYQRFGFESATNYDMHSKWEVPEGAFMIKACSSEFIDGKSGLIEYCPEFDLL, encoded by the coding sequence ATGCTTATTAGAACTGAAGCTCCAGCTGATATTCTGACGGTTGACCGTTTAGTTCGCTCTGCATTTGATACTGAAGCAGAAGCGAAATTAGTGATGTCTTTGCGTGAAAACAGCCATTTAACACTTGCTTTAGTCGCATGTAGTGACGATGGTGAAGTGATTGGTCACTGTTTATTTAGTCCTGTTACATTGAATGGCGACGATTTAAACTGGCAAGGATTAGCTCCTTTATGTGTAAAAAAAGAGCACCAAAAACAGGGTATAGCTGAAGCATTAGTAAAAGAAGGTTTAGAGATGCTGACTGAACTGGGCTATCCAGTTGTTGTCGTATTAGGAGATTCAAATTATTACCAACGTTTTGGTTTTGAATCAGCAACGAATTACGATATGCACTCTAAATGGGAAGTCCCTGAAGGGGCTTTTATGATTAAAGCCTGCTCTTCTGAATTTATTGATGGAAAATCAGGGTTAATCGAATATTGTCCTGAATTTGATTTATTGTAA
- a CDS encoding DNA polymerase III subunit psi, translating into MPQQALQFLNEMDISVWQVRQTSYFPALENTTLSLPETCQLLFVAPAIPTERDAFLFGKVLASMKLSPEQALFLSSESLEYIGEHHLDWCWFSGVSTTELEGVKILTSPLLSEMHSNTQSRRDLWRQICSYDN; encoded by the coding sequence ATGCCCCAGCAAGCGTTACAGTTTTTAAATGAGATGGATATTTCGGTTTGGCAAGTTCGTCAAACAAGCTATTTCCCGGCATTAGAAAACACAACATTATCGTTACCTGAAACTTGTCAGTTATTATTTGTAGCTCCTGCTATACCGACAGAGCGTGATGCTTTTCTATTTGGAAAAGTGCTTGCTAGCATGAAGCTGTCACCTGAGCAGGCGTTATTTCTTTCCTCTGAGTCATTAGAATATATTGGGGAGCATCATTTAGATTGGTGCTGGTTCTCTGGAGTATCTACCACAGAGCTAGAAGGCGTTAAAATATTAACCTCTCCTTTATTGTCAGAGATGCATTCTAATACTCAATCACGACGTGATTTATGGCGACAAATTTGTTCTTATGACAATTAA
- the rimI gene encoding ribosomal protein S18-alanine N-acetyltransferase, producing the protein MTIKIQTTSESHLDDIWRIERAAHSHPWAESMIRELDSRCAQHRVMLVDEQVVGYFYAQNVVGEVTLLNIAIDPAHQGKGFGRKLTEFFIDMCMEQKAESAWLEVRESNTKAISLYESEGFNEVTRRHDYYPTNNGKEDAIIMSFIFF; encoded by the coding sequence ATGACAATTAAAATTCAAACAACTTCTGAATCTCATTTAGATGATATTTGGCGAATAGAAAGAGCTGCTCATTCACATCCTTGGGCAGAATCTATGATCAGAGAGCTTGATAGTCGCTGTGCTCAGCATCGAGTCATGTTAGTTGATGAGCAAGTCGTGGGTTACTTTTATGCTCAAAATGTTGTTGGCGAAGTAACTTTATTGAATATTGCGATAGATCCTGCTCATCAAGGTAAAGGATTCGGCCGTAAGTTAACTGAATTTTTTATTGATATGTGTATGGAACAAAAAGCTGAATCAGCATGGCTCGAAGTTCGAGAAAGTAATACTAAAGCTATCTCATTATATGAGTCAGAAGGGTTTAATGAAGTGACTCGCCGTCATGATTATTACCCAACAAATAATGGCAAAGAAGACGCTATTATTATGAGCTTTATATTTTTCTAA